From Aspergillus chevalieri M1 DNA, chromosome 4, nearly complete sequence, a single genomic window includes:
- a CDS encoding uncharacterized protein (COG:L;~EggNog:ENOG410PI7H), which yields MQEWCGPLPVYGMTARQQRKWQILWQLAMPTMARPQQAPHRARARAVHMFPGAGRILEQGGNPGSYRATEGRGVSPGDQPTAGHGVSPEHVEEAEETGNAGSTEPAWMMSPMERACLEFCIELLNQRHRAHEYESPLLPPILSRMIKLARFMVVQKALWLDPHVGDIIQMWQAQASTANGTVNGTVNGTVNGTPASPIAWPLASADAQLADIDEGCDSASPTRHTPTTVHDRPSFHDHVQQMVSRFMIRGTHGPMQTLLDWRTYGLKIHYNSTAPGHVAWMGADELLYKDLHFTMGEFRGFIHGLVGATRELLCELLCIADGSSSAHTPSTMPLPAIPWQGLYDDPTQGHPGWNFCTIAEPGGPWMAGGG from the exons atgcaggagtggtgtggcccactgcccgtgtatgggatgaccgcgcggcagcagcggaagtggcagatcttgtggcagcttgccatgcccaccatggcgaggccccaacaggcgccccatcgagcccgggctcgggcggtccatatgttccccggggccggtcggatcctagaacagggtgggaaccccggcagttatcgggccacagaggggcgtggggtgagccccggagatcagcccacagccgggcatggggtgagccccgagcatgtggaagaagcagaggagactggcaatgcaggcagcaccgagccggcatggatgatgagcccaatggagcgtgcctgcttggagttttgcattgagctgctcaaccagcgccaccgtgcccatgaatatgaaagccccctt ttaccccccattttatcgcggatgatcaagcttgcgcggttcatggtggtgcagaaggcactgtggttggatccccatgtgggggacattattcagatgtggcaggcacaggctagcacggcgaatggcacagtgaatggcacagtgaatggcacagtgaatggcacaccggctagcccaatagcatggccgttggccagtgcagatgcccaactggccgatatcgatgagggctgtgatagtgccagtcccacacgccacacccccaccacggtgcacgatcgcccgtcatttcatgaccatgtgcagcagatggtcagccgcttcatgatccgtggcacccatgggcccatgcagacattgctcgactggcgcacatatgggttgaagatccattacaatagcacggcgccgggccatgtggcgtggatgggagccgatgagctgttgtacaaggatctgcatttcacgatgggtgaattccgtgggttcatccacgggttggttggggccacacgggagctgctgtgtgaactattatgtattgccgatggttccagcagcgcccacaccccaagcaccatgccgctgcccgccatcccgtggcagggcttgtatgatgatcccacccaggggcacccgggctggaacttttGCACGATCGCCGAacccggtggcccgtggatggccggtggtggatga
- a CDS encoding uncharacterized protein (COG:S;~EggNog:ENOG410PMWZ): MQQLPSPGHTCSVQAGHGSWAAGTVYARGLQEAPGHIQARRVQYRAISREWHAFLGFQVSLGPRKRGWGEGKGEEPAAKRQRQQQPYVTVEMKEN; encoded by the exons ATGCAGCAATTGCCATCTCCCGGGCACACCTGCAGTGTG CAAGCCGGCCATGGGTCCTGGGCTGCTGGGACGGTGTATGCCCGGGGGCTGCAGGAGGCACCTGGCCATATCCAGGCACGGCGGGTGCAATACCGGGCCATCAGTCGGGAGTGGCATGCCTTCCTAGGGTTTCAGGTATCACTAGGCCCGCGGAAGCGGGGCTGGGGGGAGGGAAAAGGGGAGGAGCCAGCAGCaaagcggcagcggcagcagcagccgtatGTGACTGTTGAGATGAAAGAGAACTAG
- a CDS encoding uncharacterized protein (COG:L;~EggNog:ENOG410PI7H;~InterPro:IPR027417,IPR014001,IPR011545;~PFAM:PF04851,PF00270;~TransMembrane:1 (o364-387i);~go_function: GO:0003676 - nucleic acid binding [Evidence IEA];~go_function: GO:0005524 - ATP binding [Evidence IEA]): MAAPSPYLWGPDPGMQRPWTPERFREVLKRETQARLGQALNIPAYRDIAIGISRRFLRASSTFTSDRQDETEQAAALDADCEDGMDADQWMAHMTDLQAGHSSHVAGMVYGRQLMEQAGTTSHRRAMFRQSSVDWHQFLGFGCGTGVPGDVHADIDAGGLRAGLVDEGSCPSRRPGQEQVRARLVDDPGQEWVRACLVDDPGQEWVRACLVNDPGQERVRARLVSDPSQEGVRARLVDEGNRPIHHPGQERVRARLVDEGSCPIHHPGQERVRACLVNDPGQERVRARPVLGKRKRAPWQVEAEEHHMERRHQLQTMDMAAALQQMTGQAGMQFQGIQAPAMAAIQQGKSPVVAVMPTGGGKSMLFMLPAWAVPGGTTIVVVPLISLRQDMQQRCRRLGIPCMAWDRQQPCDEAAIVLVTPESAVTPDFHSFINRLVVMQRLDRVVIDECHIIMNQQKNFRSAMAQLGKLVRARTQMVFLTATLPPRWNRSSASAFTTHRIRSIYIGPARAAAMWHMGCGGHRFHTLHHMDMDGSRMPGLFSSCRRSSSGPGPGGGRW; encoded by the coding sequence atggcagcccccagcccatatttatggggccccgacccgggcatgcagcggccatggacccccgagcgattccgggaggtgttgaagcgggagacccaggcccggctcggccaggcattgaatattccggcgtaccgggacattgccattggcatcagccggcggttcctgcgggcatccagcacattcaccagtgaccgccaggatgaaacggagcaggcggcggcattggatgctgactgtgaggacggcatggatgcggaccagtggatggcgcatatgacggatttacaggcgggccattcatcgcacgtggcggggatggtatatgggcggcagctgatggagcaggcgggcacaacaagccaccggcgggcaatgttccggcagtccagtgtggattggcaccagtttctggggttcggctgcggcacgggggttccaggagatgtccatgccgacattgatgccggtgggcttcgggctggcttggtggatgaaggcagctgtccaagccgccgtcccggtcaggaacaggttagggctcgcttggtggatgatcccggtcaggaatgggttagggcttgcttggtggatgatcccggtcaggaatgggttagggcttgcttggtgaatgatcccggtcaggaacgggttagggctcgcttggtgagtgatcccagtcaggaaggggttagggctcgcttggtggatgaaggcaaccgtccaattcaccatcccggtcaggaacgggttagggctcgcttggtggatgaaggtagctgtccaattcaccatcccggtcaggaacgggttagggcttgcttggtgaatgatcccggtcaggaacgggttagggctcgccccgtgcttgggaaacgcaagcgggccccatggcaggtggaggctgaggagcaccacatggagcggcgccaccagctgcagaccatggacatggccgctgcgctgcagcagatgaccggtcaggccggcatgcagttccagggcatccaggcacccgccatggcggcgatccagcagggcaagagccccgtggtggcagtcatgcccaccggcggtgggaaaagcatgttattcatgttgcccgcgtgggccgtccccgggggcaccaccattgtggtggtgccattgatctcgctgcggcaggatatgcagcagcggtgccggcggctaggcatcccatgtatggcatgggaccggcagcagccatgtgatgaagcagccattgtgctggtcacaccggaatcggctgtcacccccgatttccattcattcatcaaccggttggtggtgatgcagcggctggaccgggtggtgattgatgaatgccacatcattatgaaccagcagaagaacttccggtccgccatggcacagcttgggaagctcgttcgggcccgtacacagatggtgtttttaacggccacattgcccccgagatggaaccggagttcagccagcgcattcaccacccacaggatcagatcgatatatatcgggcccgcacgagccgcggcaatgtggcatatggggtgtggcggccaccgattccacacactgcaccacatggatatggatgggagcaggatgcctggattattcagttcctgcaggcgcagctccagtgggcccgggcccggggggggaagatggtga